The Oxalobacteraceae bacterium OTU3CINTB1 genome includes a window with the following:
- a CDS encoding GGDEF domain-containing protein, with product MPLDPATIVLMSTVMAVAMSVVLYSAHSSFPREIKGLKQWAISLVLLAFGSGIYASTSGLLGNILSPLCANAVILWGLGLGLIGTQMFYSRECSWWLFHFVWGLGMIASGYYVIVNPDYSGRLAIFSMLAFVLYSYQVVLIWGYGERHFSTVFFGLLMLFQSVVVLIRGVLAMTHSSDDMNQFVSGPHQNLYLLTSHFMTLLLTVGFMTVATRRLQTILERRSTLDPLTQVLNRRGFNEVYAKEHALMRREQTVMTMLSIDLDYFKAINDCYGHSTGDRVLTDVASVIAKALRASDHVARFGGEEFVVLLPATGLERAHHIAERIQTVLRAPRSETESEQSAAAAALPPYTVSIGIACQVSPDEDLDNILLRADRALYCAKERGRDRIEIAAEAVLPLHASA from the coding sequence ATGCCACTCGATCCCGCCACTATTGTTTTGATGTCGACCGTGATGGCCGTTGCGATGAGTGTCGTCCTGTATTCCGCCCATTCGAGTTTTCCCAGAGAAATTAAAGGCCTGAAACAATGGGCGATCAGCCTGGTGTTGTTGGCGTTCGGCTCCGGGATTTACGCATCGACCAGCGGGCTGCTCGGCAATATATTGTCGCCCTTGTGCGCCAATGCGGTTATTTTGTGGGGGCTGGGTTTAGGCTTGATCGGGACGCAAATGTTTTACAGCCGCGAGTGCTCCTGGTGGTTATTCCATTTCGTCTGGGGCCTGGGAATGATTGCGAGCGGTTACTACGTGATTGTCAACCCGGACTATTCCGGGCGTCTGGCCATCTTTTCCATGCTGGCTTTTGTTTTATATTCCTACCAGGTGGTGCTGATATGGGGGTATGGTGAGCGCCATTTCTCCACCGTGTTTTTCGGCCTGCTGATGTTATTCCAATCCGTGGTCGTGCTGATACGCGGGGTTCTGGCGATGACCCACAGCAGCGACGATATGAATCAATTCGTCAGCGGCCCGCATCAAAATCTTTATCTGCTCACCAGCCATTTCATGACGCTGCTTTTAACGGTGGGATTCATGACGGTCGCCACCCGCCGCTTGCAGACGATACTGGAGCGCCGCTCGACACTGGACCCGCTAACGCAGGTGCTCAACAGGCGTGGTTTTAACGAGGTCTATGCCAAGGAACACGCGCTGATGCGGCGCGAACAGACGGTCATGACAATGCTGAGCATCGATCTGGATTACTTCAAGGCGATTAACGATTGCTATGGACATTCGACCGGTGATCGGGTTTTAACCGACGTGGCGTCGGTCATCGCGAAGGCGCTGCGGGCCTCCGACCATGTCGCCAGGTTCGGCGGCGAGGAGTTTGTCGTGCTGCTGCCGGCAACCGGCCTGGAGCGGGCCCACCATATCGCCGAGCGCATTCAAACCGTGCTGCGGGCGCCGCGTTCTGAAACGGAGAGCGAACAGAGCGCGGCCGCAGCCGCCTTGCCGCCCTACACGGTCAGCATCGGCATCGCCTGCCAGGTCAGTCCGGATGAGGATTTAGACAACATTTTGCTGCGCGCCGACCGGGCGCTGTACTGCGCCAAGGAACGCGGCCGCGACCGCATAGAGATCGCCGCCGAGGCGGTTCTTCCGCTGCACGCGTCGGCGTAG
- a CDS encoding xanthine dehydrogenase family protein molybdopterin-binding subunit, with translation MRIEWLNQENMASLAPTANAGTPTGGVSRRGFMKAGAVAGGGLVLGFFMPAAGRFANAQQPPAKVYEPNAFLHIAPDNTVTVQVNRLEFGQGVQTSLPMLIAEELDADWSKVAGALAPAGDQYKDPAFGIQITGGSGSIAHSYLQYREIGAKARAMLVAAAAEQWKVSPDQVKAANGVLSGPAGQKATYGELADAAMKQPVPASVKLKDPKDFTIIGKPVKRLDAALKSSGKQQFGMDFKAPDSKVALVARPPVFGAKVAKFDASKAKAIKGVIEVLQVSTDRGGSGVVVVADGYWPAKMGREALVIEWDTSAVEKVSTDKQMKEYKALAQKTGTVVREADLSRLAGAAKKISAVYEFPYLAHAPMEPLNCVVDLRADGCTVWAGSQFQTVDQGAIAATAGLKPEQVVLNTMMAGGGFGRRAVPSSDYLVEAVNIAKVWKAAGKTEPVKVVWSREDDIKGGYYRPSHVHRADIGIDAKGGIVAWDHVIVGQSIVTGTPFEAMMVKNGVDNTMIEGMGEPYEVPLKLSAHTVKANVPVLWWRSVGSTHTAYVMETLIDEAAHAAKMDPVAYRKKIMGEKGKRHVAALDLAVAKSGYGKKALPKGQAWGVAVHESFGTVVAYVVVASVKDGAPKLHKVTAGVHCNTAVNPLTIEAQVQGAALMGLGMTLPGAAITIKDGVVEQQNFSDYTVARMTDMPVIDVHIVPSNDPPTGMGEPGLPPLAPAFANALFKLTGKRLRKLPFDLSTAKA, from the coding sequence ATGCGTATCGAATGGCTTAATCAGGAAAACATGGCCTCGCTGGCTCCAACGGCAAATGCCGGGACGCCGACCGGTGGCGTGTCGCGCCGCGGCTTCATGAAAGCCGGCGCGGTCGCCGGCGGTGGCCTGGTGCTGGGCTTTTTCATGCCCGCCGCCGGACGCTTCGCCAACGCCCAGCAGCCGCCGGCCAAGGTCTATGAACCGAACGCCTTCCTGCACATCGCACCGGACAACACCGTGACGGTACAGGTCAACCGCCTTGAATTCGGCCAGGGCGTGCAAACCTCGCTGCCGATGCTGATCGCCGAGGAGCTCGACGCCGACTGGTCGAAGGTGGCGGGCGCGCTGGCGCCGGCTGGCGACCAGTACAAGGATCCGGCCTTCGGCATCCAGATCACCGGCGGCTCGGGCAGCATCGCCCACTCGTATCTGCAGTATCGTGAAATCGGCGCCAAGGCACGCGCGATGCTGGTCGCGGCGGCCGCCGAGCAGTGGAAGGTGTCGCCCGACCAGGTCAAGGCGGCCAACGGCGTGTTGAGCGGCCCGGCCGGGCAGAAGGCCACTTACGGCGAGCTGGCCGATGCGGCCATGAAGCAGCCGGTGCCCGCCAGCGTCAAGCTGAAGGACCCCAAGGACTTCACCATCATCGGCAAGCCGGTCAAGCGGCTCGACGCGGCGCTCAAGTCGAGCGGCAAGCAGCAATTCGGCATGGACTTCAAGGCGCCCGACAGCAAGGTAGCGCTAGTGGCGCGTCCGCCGGTGTTCGGCGCCAAGGTCGCGAAGTTCGACGCCAGCAAGGCCAAGGCCATCAAGGGCGTGATCGAAGTGCTGCAAGTGTCGACCGACCGTGGCGGCAGCGGCGTGGTGGTGGTGGCCGACGGCTACTGGCCGGCCAAGATGGGCCGCGAGGCGCTCGTGATCGAGTGGGACACCAGCGCGGTCGAGAAGGTCAGCACCGACAAGCAGATGAAAGAGTACAAGGCGCTGGCGCAAAAAACCGGCACCGTGGTGCGCGAGGCCGACCTGTCCAGGTTGGCCGGCGCGGCGAAGAAGATCTCCGCCGTCTATGAATTCCCGTACCTCGCGCATGCGCCGATGGAGCCATTGAATTGCGTGGTCGACCTGCGCGCGGACGGTTGTACGGTGTGGGCCGGCTCGCAGTTCCAGACCGTCGACCAGGGCGCCATCGCCGCCACCGCCGGCCTGAAACCGGAGCAGGTGGTGCTCAACACAATGATGGCCGGCGGCGGTTTTGGCCGCCGCGCCGTGCCGAGCTCCGATTACCTGGTGGAGGCGGTTAACATCGCCAAGGTCTGGAAGGCCGCCGGCAAGACCGAACCGGTCAAGGTGGTGTGGAGCCGCGAGGACGACATCAAGGGCGGCTACTACCGCCCGTCGCACGTGCACCGCGCCGATATCGGCATCGATGCCAAGGGTGGCATCGTCGCCTGGGACCATGTCATCGTCGGGCAGTCGATCGTCACCGGCACGCCGTTCGAGGCGATGATGGTCAAGAATGGCGTCGACAATACGATGATCGAGGGCATGGGCGAGCCGTACGAGGTGCCGCTGAAGCTCAGCGCGCACACCGTCAAGGCCAACGTACCGGTGCTGTGGTGGCGTTCCGTCGGCTCGACCCACACCGCCTACGTGATGGAGACGCTGATCGACGAAGCCGCGCACGCGGCCAAAATGGACCCCGTTGCCTATCGCAAGAAGATCATGGGTGAGAAGGGCAAGCGCCATGTCGCGGCGCTCGATCTGGCGGTCGCCAAGTCCGGCTACGGCAAGAAGGCCTTGCCCAAGGGGCAGGCGTGGGGCGTGGCGGTGCACGAGTCGTTCGGCACTGTGGTGGCCTACGTGGTAGTGGCCTCGGTCAAGGATGGCGCGCCCAAGCTGCACAAGGTCACCGCCGGCGTCCACTGCAACACGGCCGTCAATCCGCTGACGATCGAGGCGCAGGTTCAGGGCGCGGCGCTGATGGGCCTTGGCATGACCTTGCCTGGCGCCGCGATCACGATCAAGGACGGCGTGGTGGAGCAGCAGAACTTCAGCGACTACACGGTCGCGCGCATGACCGACATGCCGGTCATCGACGTGCATATCGTGCCGTCGAACGATCCGCCGACCGGCATGGGCGAACCCGGCTTGCCGCCGCTGGCGCCGGCCTTCGCCAACGCGCTGTTCAAGTTGACCGGCAAGCGCCTGCGCAAGCTGCCGTTCGATCTGAGCACGGCCAAGGCGTAA
- the trpD gene encoding anthranilate phosphoribosyltransferase: MAITHQEALLRCIEHREIFHDEMLHLFRQIMSGEMSPSMIAALTMGLRVKKETIGEIAAAAQVMREFSTKVPMADTTGLLDIVGTGGDGAHTFNISTASMFVAAAAGARVAKHGGRSVSSSSGSADVIESLGANINLKPEQIAQSIAQTGIGFMFAPNHHAAMKHAAPVRKELGVRTIFNILGPLTNPAGAPNILMGVFHADLVGIQVRVLQRLGAQHAIVVYGRDNMDEVSLGAGTLVGELIDGEIREYEIHPEDFGLPMIASRNLKVANAAESKAKMMEALRGEPGAAFDIVSLNAGTALYAAGVASSIEDGLARARVAINSGDALKKIEQFVQVTQSLASTN; encoded by the coding sequence ATGGCTATCACCCATCAAGAAGCACTGCTGCGCTGCATCGAACACCGCGAGATTTTCCACGACGAGATGCTGCACCTTTTCCGCCAGATCATGTCCGGCGAAATGTCGCCATCGATGATCGCGGCCCTGACCATGGGCCTGCGCGTGAAAAAAGAAACCATCGGCGAGATCGCCGCCGCCGCGCAAGTGATGCGCGAGTTCTCCACCAAGGTGCCGATGGCCGACACCACCGGCCTGCTCGACATCGTCGGCACCGGCGGCGACGGCGCGCACACCTTCAACATCTCCACCGCCTCGATGTTCGTGGCGGCGGCGGCCGGCGCCCGCGTGGCCAAGCACGGCGGCCGCAGCGTGTCGTCGTCGTCCGGCAGCGCCGACGTGATCGAATCGCTGGGCGCCAACATCAACCTCAAGCCCGAGCAGATCGCGCAATCGATCGCGCAGACCGGCATCGGCTTCATGTTCGCGCCCAACCACCACGCGGCGATGAAGCACGCCGCGCCGGTGCGCAAGGAACTGGGCGTGCGCACCATCTTCAACATCCTGGGACCGCTGACCAATCCCGCCGGCGCGCCCAACATCCTGATGGGCGTTTTCCACGCCGATCTGGTGGGTATCCAGGTGCGGGTACTGCAGCGCCTCGGTGCGCAGCACGCCATCGTGGTCTATGGCCGCGACAACATGGATGAAGTGTCGCTGGGCGCCGGCACGCTGGTCGGTGAATTGATCGATGGCGAGATCCGCGAATACGAAATCCATCCGGAGGACTTCGGCCTGCCGATGATCGCCAGCCGCAATCTGAAGGTGGCCAACGCCGCCGAATCGAAGGCGAAGATGATGGAAGCGCTGCGCGGCGAGCCTGGCGCGGCGTTCGACATCGTCTCGCTCAACGCCGGCACGGCGCTGTATGCGGCCGGCGTTGCCAGCTCGATCGAGGACGGCCTGGCGCGCGCGCGCGTGGCGATCAACTCCGGCGACGCGCTGAAGAAGATCGAGCAGTTCGTGCAGGTTACGCAAAGCCTCGCCTCCACCAACTAA
- a CDS encoding aminodeoxychorismate/anthranilate synthase component II, whose amino-acid sequence MLLMIDNYDSFTYNIVQYFGELGEDVRVYRNDEITIAEIEALNPDHICISPGPKDPSQAGISIEVLKHFAGKKPILGVCLGHQAIGEAFGGKVIRAKQVMHGKTSLIAHTGVGVFKDLPSPFTVIRYHSLAIERSSLPSCLEVTAWTDDGEIMGVRHKDYDIEGVQFHPESILSEHGHALLKNFLVR is encoded by the coding sequence ATGCTGCTGATGATCGACAACTACGACTCCTTCACCTACAACATCGTGCAGTACTTCGGCGAGCTGGGTGAGGATGTGCGCGTGTACCGCAACGATGAAATCACGATCGCGGAAATCGAGGCGCTGAACCCGGACCATATCTGCATCTCGCCGGGTCCGAAAGACCCGTCGCAGGCCGGTATCTCGATCGAGGTGCTCAAGCACTTCGCCGGCAAGAAGCCGATCCTGGGCGTTTGCCTCGGCCACCAGGCCATCGGCGAAGCGTTCGGCGGCAAGGTCATACGCGCCAAGCAGGTCATGCATGGCAAAACTTCTTTAATCGCGCATACGGGCGTGGGCGTCTTCAAGGACCTGCCCTCCCCGTTCACGGTGATCCGCTATCACTCGCTGGCAATCGAACGCAGCTCGCTGCCGTCCTGCCTCGAAGTGACGGCATGGACCGATGACGGTGAAATCATGGGCGTGCGCCACAAGGACTACGACATCGAGGGGGTGCAATTCCACCCCGAGTCCATCCTGTCGGAACACGGTCACGCACTGCTGAAGAACTTCCTGGTTCGTTAA
- the trpC gene encoding indole-3-glycerol phosphate synthase TrpC, whose product MSDILNKILAVKADEVAAAKKHRGLASLRADVEGNAELRADLRGFEASLRAKIAAGSAGIISEVKKASPSKGVIRADFRPADIAVSYAANGAACLSVLTDEQFFQGSEAYLRQARAACTIPVLRKDFMIDIYQIYEARAMGADAILLIVSALDHGLMAEMEACAHELGMGVLVETHDGDELTAALRLKTAMVGINNRNLRTFETSLSTTIGLLDRIPPEKLVITESGIMVPEDVKLMRDANVHAFLVGEAFMRAPDPGAELSRLFN is encoded by the coding sequence ATGTCCGATATCCTGAATAAAATCCTCGCAGTCAAAGCCGACGAAGTCGCCGCCGCAAAAAAACACCGCGGCTTGGCCAGCCTGCGCGCCGACGTCGAAGGCAATGCCGAACTGCGCGCCGACCTGCGCGGCTTCGAGGCCAGCCTGCGCGCCAAGATCGCCGCCGGATCGGCCGGCATTATCAGCGAAGTGAAAAAAGCCTCGCCGTCGAAAGGTGTGATCCGCGCCGACTTCCGCCCCGCCGACATCGCCGTCAGCTACGCCGCCAACGGCGCCGCGTGCCTGTCGGTGCTGACCGACGAACAGTTCTTCCAGGGCTCCGAGGCCTATCTGCGACAGGCGCGCGCCGCCTGTACGATTCCGGTGCTGCGCAAGGACTTCATGATCGACATTTACCAGATCTACGAAGCGCGCGCGATGGGTGCCGACGCGATCCTGCTGATCGTCTCGGCGCTGGACCACGGCCTGATGGCCGAAATGGAAGCCTGCGCGCACGAATTGGGCATGGGGGTGCTGGTCGAGACCCACGACGGCGACGAACTGACCGCCGCCCTGCGCCTGAAGACGGCGATGGTGGGCATCAACAACCGCAACTTGCGCACCTTCGAGACGTCGCTGTCGACCACCATCGGCCTGCTGGACCGCATTCCGCCGGAAAAACTGGTGATCACCGAGTCCGGCATCATGGTGCCGGAAGACGTCAAGCTGATGCGCGACGCCAATGTCCACGCCTTCCTGGTCGGCGAAGCCTTCATGCGCGCGCCCGATCCTGGCGCCGAATTGAGCCGTCTGTTCAACTAA
- a CDS encoding nucleotidyltransferase family protein produces the protein MPLTGILLAAGRGKRFDPSGVQNKLLQTVDGAAGDVVVAASAKNMLAALPRVLAVVRPGDDKVAALLGALGCEVRVCADADLGMGESLTTAIEHTKGAEGWVIALGDMPYVQPETIRALAATVERGARIAAPVYEGRRGNPVAFSSFHLPLLLALSGDQGARAILKSHAVSELVTDDAGVVRDIDTPGDLRADI, from the coding sequence ATGCCGCTGACGGGTATTTTGCTGGCGGCCGGACGGGGAAAACGTTTCGATCCGTCCGGCGTGCAAAACAAACTGCTGCAAACCGTCGACGGCGCCGCAGGCGATGTGGTCGTCGCCGCCAGCGCGAAGAACATGCTGGCGGCGCTGCCGCGCGTGCTGGCCGTCGTGCGGCCCGGCGACGACAAGGTCGCGGCGCTGCTGGGCGCCCTCGGATGCGAGGTGCGCGTGTGCGCCGACGCCGATCTGGGCATGGGCGAGTCGCTGACGACGGCGATCGAACACACCAAGGGCGCGGAAGGCTGGGTGATCGCATTGGGCGACATGCCTTACGTGCAGCCGGAAACCATCCGGGCGCTGGCCGCCACGGTGGAACGAGGCGCGCGCATCGCGGCGCCGGTGTATGAAGGACGGCGCGGCAACCCGGTCGCCTTCAGCAGTTTTCACTTGCCGCTGCTGCTGGCCCTCTCCGGCGACCAGGGCGCGCGCGCGATCCTGAAAAGCCATGCCGTAAGCGAGTTGGTGACCGACGACGCCGGCGTGGTGCGCGATATCGATACGCCCGGCGATTTGCGCGCTGACATATAA
- a CDS encoding PDZ domain-containing protein, producing MKKPNKNPAIAYSIVGHDLAAHLFHVTLTVDAPAPDGQIFALPAWIPGSYMIREFSRNIVRIRAESNGEPVALTKLDKHSWQAAPQKDPLKTGPSPLTLHYEVYAWDLSVRAAHLDQNHAFFNGTSVFLRVLGQEDQPHVVDIQRPADEAAQTWRVATSLPELKAKRYGFGTYIAADYDELIDHPVEQGDFALATFKAHGIPHDIVISGRVPNLDLARLSADLKKICETQIAFFEPKSKQAPMDRYVFMTLAVGDGYGGLEHRASTALICARADLPSTTATSKDISDGYLQYLGLCSHEYFHTWNVKRIKPAAFAPYNLQVENYSPLLWLFEGFTSYYDDLMLVRAGVIAEPAYFKLLGKTIGSVLRGSGRTKQSVAESSFDAWGKYYRQDENAPNAIISYYTKGSLIGLALDLSIRAKTGGKKSLDDVMRALWQRYGRDFYNGGGRGVTPAEVEALFDEIIGARFKPFFDKYIRGTEDVPLAKMLAPFGVKYSDERKSSKPGLDANIGREGNDCKLSSVHENGAAHLAGLSAGDLLVAIDGLRVNATNLDTLLSRYGVGSTVEVHAFRRDELMTFSMTLQGDRVPGITLALDPAAKKSAGPLRPSATR from the coding sequence ATGAAGAAACCGAACAAGAACCCCGCCATCGCCTACAGCATCGTCGGTCACGACCTGGCGGCGCACCTCTTCCACGTCACGCTGACGGTGGACGCGCCGGCGCCGGACGGCCAGATATTCGCGCTGCCGGCCTGGATACCGGGCAGTTACATGATCCGTGAATTTTCGCGCAATATTGTGCGCATCCGCGCCGAGTCGAACGGCGAGCCGGTCGCGCTGACCAAGCTCGATAAACACTCGTGGCAGGCCGCGCCGCAGAAAGACCCGCTGAAAACAGGCCCGTCGCCGCTCACGCTGCACTACGAGGTCTACGCCTGGGATTTGTCGGTGCGCGCCGCGCATCTGGATCAGAACCACGCCTTCTTCAACGGCACCAGCGTGTTCCTGCGCGTGCTGGGGCAGGAAGACCAGCCGCACGTGGTCGACATCCAGCGTCCCGCCGACGAGGCGGCGCAAACCTGGCGCGTGGCGACGTCGCTGCCGGAGTTGAAGGCCAAGCGTTATGGTTTTGGCACCTACATCGCCGCCGACTACGATGAATTGATCGACCATCCGGTGGAGCAGGGCGATTTTGCGCTGGCCACCTTCAAGGCCCACGGCATCCCGCACGACATCGTCATCAGCGGCCGGGTGCCGAACCTGGACCTGGCGCGCCTGAGCGCCGACCTGAAAAAGATCTGCGAGACCCAGATCGCCTTCTTCGAGCCGAAATCGAAGCAGGCGCCGATGGACCGTTACGTCTTCATGACCCTGGCGGTCGGCGACGGCTACGGCGGCCTGGAGCATCGTGCCTCGACCGCGCTGATCTGCGCCCGCGCCGATTTGCCGAGCACCACGGCCACCAGCAAGGACATCAGCGACGGCTACCTGCAATATCTCGGCCTGTGCAGTCATGAATACTTCCACACCTGGAACGTCAAGCGCATCAAGCCGGCGGCGTTCGCGCCTTATAACTTACAAGTCGAGAACTATTCGCCGCTGCTGTGGTTGTTCGAGGGCTTCACCAGCTATTACGACGACCTGATGCTGGTGCGTGCCGGCGTGATCGCCGAGCCGGCCTATTTTAAGTTGCTGGGAAAAACGATCGGCAGCGTGCTGCGCGGCAGCGGCCGTACCAAACAAAGCGTCGCCGAGTCCAGTTTTGATGCATGGGGTAAATATTATCGTCAGGATGAGAATGCGCCCAATGCCATCATTAGTTATTACACGAAAGGTTCGCTGATCGGTCTGGCGCTGGACCTGAGTATTCGCGCTAAAACCGGCGGCAAGAAATCGCTGGATGATGTGATGCGTGCGTTATGGCAGCGCTATGGCCGTGATTTTTATAACGGCGGCGGACGCGGCGTAACGCCGGCCGAAGTGGAAGCGCTGTTCGATGAAATCATCGGCGCGCGTTTTAAACCATTCTTCGACAAATATATACGCGGTACCGAGGATGTACCGCTGGCTAAAATGCTGGCGCCATTCGGCGTTAAATATAGCGATGAGCGTAAATCGTCCAAACCGGGTCTTGATGCGAATATCGGCCGCGAAGGCAACGATTGCAAACTGTCGAGCGTCCACGAGAATGGCGCGGCGCATTTGGCGGGTTTATCGGCCGGCGATTTATTGGTCGCGATTGATGGTTTGCGAGTCAACGCGACAAATCTGGACACCCTGCTTTCCCGTTATGGCGTCGGTTCGACGGTGGAAGTGCATGCCTTCCGCCGCGATGAGTTGATGACTTTCAGTATGACATTACAGGGCGATCGAGTACCCGGCATTACCCTCGCGTTGGACCCTGCCGCCAAAAAATCCGCCGGTCCGCTGCGACCGAGCGCCACGCGCTAG
- a CDS encoding LysE family translocator, with the protein MYGIHDLTLFIISGLLLNIMPGPDSLLIMTRSATQGWRAGSAAALGIGAGTMIHICAAALGLSALLSTSAAAFMVVKWVGAAYIIYVGIGMLRAKLRGDADAQAEQATVNAAAARLPYRKIFFQGFLTNVLNPKVALFFLAFVPQFISADSTSKPLAFIILGCIFNFNGMLWCHGLAVFTAFASARLKVKPLVALWLNRVTGGLFVALGLRLALAEQQSS; encoded by the coding sequence ATGTACGGCATCCACGACCTGACGCTGTTTATCATCTCCGGCCTGCTGCTCAACATCATGCCGGGCCCCGATTCGCTGCTGATCATGACGCGTAGCGCCACCCAGGGCTGGCGCGCCGGTTCGGCAGCCGCGCTGGGCATCGGCGCCGGCACGATGATCCATATTTGCGCCGCCGCGCTGGGTTTGTCGGCGCTGCTGTCGACGTCCGCCGCCGCCTTCATGGTGGTCAAGTGGGTGGGCGCGGCCTACATCATCTATGTCGGCATCGGCATGCTGCGCGCCAAACTGCGCGGGGACGCGGACGCGCAAGCGGAGCAGGCCACGGTCAACGCCGCCGCCGCGCGCCTGCCGTACCGCAAAATCTTCTTCCAGGGCTTCCTGACCAATGTGCTGAACCCCAAGGTGGCCTTGTTCTTCCTGGCGTTCGTGCCGCAGTTTATCTCGGCCGATTCGACCAGCAAGCCGCTGGCGTTCATCATCCTGGGCTGCATCTTCAATTTCAACGGCATGCTATGGTGTCACGGTCTGGCCGTTTTCACGGCCTTCGCCAGCGCGCGGCTCAAGGTCAAGCCGCTGGTAGCCCTTTGGCTCAACCGCGTCACCGGCGGTCTTTTCGTCGCACTCGGCCTGCGTCTGGCGCTGGCGGAACAACAATCATCCTAG